CCCAGGCCAGAGCCTCCTCCTGCAGCCGGTCGCCGGGCACCACACGGTTGATGATGTTCCACCGTTCGAACGTCTCGGCCGGGTACTGGTCACCGGAGAAGGTGATCTCCAAAGCGCGGGCGGAACCGCACCGCTCGGCAAGGCGGTAGACGCCGCCGAGGAAGGTGGCGGCACCGATCAGGGCCTCGACCTGTGCGAACCGGGTGCCCTCGGCGGCGATGACCAGGTCGGACGCCAGAGCGATCTCCAGCCCCGCCGCCAGGCACATGCCGTGCACCGCCGAGATCACCGGGAACGGCGCGTCCTCGATCGCCGCGATCAGCGGCATGACCTGCTCGAACAGTTCCCGCCCCTCGACCGAATTCTTGCCCGCGAAGAGGTTCACATCGGCGCCGCCGGAGAACAGCGCGCCTT
This genomic interval from Streptomyces sp. B21-083 contains the following:
- a CDS encoding enoyl-CoA hydratase/isomerase family protein; amino-acid sequence: MSDIKYEAIDDVAVATLANPPANLFDAGITDGLFEALRRARAEEKRAMVIQAEGALFSGGADVNLFAGKNSVEGRELFEQVMPLIAAIEDAPFPVISAVHGMCLAAGLEIALASDLVIAAEGTRFAQVEALIGAATFLGGVYRLAERCGSARALEITFSGDQYPAETFERWNIINRVVPGDRLQEEALAWAQRLAKGPTRAHAVSKRLVHHSLAHGPRATDGYVLDAATSLFDTRDMQHGVGLLLQQGSREFLKNHADIVFEGK